The stretch of DNA ACCGCCGACGCCAGCGGCGCCGACGTGGTGAGGCCACGGGCAGGCAGTCCCGACGCGCCGCGGGGCTCGGGATCGGCCAGCGCCACCATGTCGCCGCCGAGCAGTGCCGCGGCGAGTGACACCGCAGTCAGCGCGGCAAACCTTCCCGGCACGCTCATGACCCGAGGTTACAAGCGCGGCCGGGAAGGTGCCGGTCGTCAGGCCTTGCGGCCGAGGAACGCGAGGACCCGGGTCTGCTCGTCGGCGTCCGCGGGCACGTCCACGGCCGGACCGCACACCCCGGCCGTGCGGATGTTGTCGCCCAGTCCCTCGGCGACGCCCCCGACCCACGTCAGGTCCTCGGCGGGAATGGTCTCGTCGAGACCGGTGGCCCGGGCCAGGTCCCAGCCGTGGATCACCAGGTCGAAGCAGTAGAAGCTGTCGACCGTCTTTCCGAGGTCGGTGCGGCCGAAGTGCCCGTCGTACTCGCGGCCCGCCTTGGCCGGATCGTCGAGGATCTCCTGCATGCCGTCGCGCGTCGCCGCCCACGCGGCAACCGGGTCGTCGTCGACGGACGGCGGCTCCGGCAGTTCCAGATCGACGACGGTGACGATGTAGCGCTGCGTGTCGATCACGTGCCGCACGACGTCGCGGGCCGTCCAGCCGTCGCACGGAGACGCGTCGTCCCAGCGTGCGGCGGGCACGGATTCGACGCGCTTCGTGAACTTCGCGGCGAGGTCGCGGTAATGGACTGCGGGAGTTTCGGTTGTCGAGGTCATGCTGCCGATTCTTCTCCCTTCCGGCGTCCCCGGGCTTGAACATTTCCGACATCGACGACGGACTCCGTCCCGTGCCAGCCGGGGGCCTCACTGGCGAGCAGGTCGGACGGCGTGAGCGAGGAGATCCGCCGGCATTCCCGCGACAGGTGCGCCTGATCGCTGTAGCCGGCGGTGGCGGCCAGGTCGGCGAGCCCGGACCGCGGCCCCGACTGCGCCAGCGCCATGAACCGTTGCAGCCGCAGGATTCCGCGGAGCGTCGCGGGACCGTATCCGAACGCGTCGTTGCATCGCCGCTGCAGTTGCCGTTCCGTGACGGACGCGGCGTCGGCGAGCGCGCCGACGTTCCACGAGTGCCGGGCCAGGGCCTGCCGCACGGTGCCGATGAGCGGGTCGGCCTCCGGCCCGCGGTTCCGCCACGCGCGCACGGCGCTCTCGAACAGGGCGATTCGTTCGGCGTCGCCGGACGCGTTGTCGAGCCGGTCGGTCAGTTTCCGCTCCCACGTGGACCCGAGTACGTCGCCGAGACCGACCCGGAGGTTGCGGACCTCGGCCGCCGACGTCCGCAGCAGATGCGGGCCGGCACCGGGACGGAAACGGACACCGACGGATTCGGTGCCCGGCGGCAGCGTGAACGACCAGGCGGTGGTCTCGGGACCGCACACCCGGATCCCCACGCCCCGGATCCACAGGATGTCCATGCAGGCGTCGGGCACCAGCAGATGCTCGCCCTGCGTGCGCGCGGACCACCCGCACACCAGGGTGCGCGCGAGGTCGGGTGCCGGCGAGGTCGGCGCGTACCAGCCCATGGACAGAAGCGTAATTCCGGATACCGACACGTGCGCGACCCTCACATCGCCCGAAGTGCCCGCACCGGCACGTAACTCGAGGTGAACTGTATGCACGGGTCCGCAGAGGTTCCCCGGAGGCCCGCCACTTCGCCGTCACAGAGAACGAGGACTCCATGAGACGAACATGGGCGCTGGCAGCGATCGCCGCCGTCAGCCTGACCTTCTCGAGTTGCGCCTACGACAGCACCGATTCCGGCGACACGGGCGGCAACGCCCCGGTGTCCCCGACGCCGACGTCTCCACCCGCCGCGCCCGGAACACCCGTCCTGAAGATGGGCCCCACGACGCTCGGCGAGGTGATGGTCGACGAAGGTGGGATGACGGTCTACGTCTACGACAACGACGAGGTCGGCTCCGGTGCCAGTTCCTGCCGGGACACCTGCCTGCAGTCGTGGCCGCCGGTCACCTCCGTGACCGAGAACCCGACGGTGCAGGGGCTGAAGGAAGTCGTCATCGACACCATTCCCGCGGCGGACGGCACCCACCAGCTCACCGTGAACGGCCGCCCCGTGTACCGGTACAAAGACGACGACGAACCCGGTGACGCATACGGGCAGGCGGTCGGCAGCGTCTGGTGGACCCTCGACTCCGCGGGCAACCCGGTCACGACAACTGCGGGCGGCGAGTAGCGCGGTCGATTCTCAGGTGGACGGTGACGGTCAGCGCCGCGGACAGCGCGGCAGCGAACCACAGGGCGTCCAGCCCGATCCAGCGGTGCGCGAGAGCGCCCGTCACCGCTCCTGTCACCAGGCCCGCCCACAGCGCGAGATGTCGTAGCCACGCCCACCGCGGTCCGCCGAACAGTGCCGCGGCCAGCCGGTGGCCCATCTTCACGAGGGCGCCCGTCATGTAGGTGAGGCCGATGGTGACCTCGCCGTCCTTCTGGAAGAAAGAGTTTTCGGCGCCCATGGCGAGCAGCATCGCGCCGACGGCCACGGTGCTCGCCCCGAAGGTCGCGGCGACGGCGCCTGCGATCAGGAGCCCCGACACCACGGCGAGCACCGTCGTCCGGGCGGGCAGCCGCGTGCGATCGGACAGGTGCACGACGACGGCACCCAGGGCGCAACCGAGGACGAACGTGCCGATGACCGCCGCGGCGGTCAGCGCGGGCGCCCACGTTCCGTCCGCGAAATCGACGCTGAACCGGGTGAGATTGCCGCTCATGAACGCGACGAAGAACCCGCCGAGTGTGATGAATCCGAGCGCGTCGACGTAGCCGGCCAGCGCGGACAGCACCACCGCCAGCGCGAGCATTCGCCTGCTGTCGTCGATCGGCACATCACACATCAAACACCGCGGGAAACGACAGCGGCCCCCGATCCGGAGATCGGGGGCCGCTGTGGCGTGAATGCTCAGGCGGTGCCGAGGGCGGGCGCGAGAGTGCTGGCCCAGGACTCGTGCAGGCGGTCCTGCCAGTAGGGCCACGTGTGGAGGCCCTCGTCGGCGATGTGCGTCTGCACGTTGGCGCCTGCGGCCTTCGCCGCGGGGACGAAGGACCTGCTGCTCAGGCCGGAGGCGGTCTCGAGGGGAACCGTCTGGGAGAACTTCACCGGGTCGAACGAGTCGCTGTCCGGGTCGACGGTCGGGTCGCCGGCCGCCGCACCCGCACCGGACGAGATGTAGACGGACTTGCCGCGCAGTGCGCCGACGTTGAGCAGCGGATCGTTGCGAAGCCACGCAGCCGACGGCCAGAAGCCCCACATGTTCAGCGCGTTGCCGCCCATCTGGGCGACGGACACCTGAATGCCCTGCGCGAAGCCGGGCGAGCTGGCCGTCGGGTAGCCGCTGTAGGACGCGACGGCCTTGTAGAAGTCGGGGTGGTGGGTCGCGAGGTTCAGCGCGGAGGTGCCGCTCATCGACAGACCGGCGACCGCGTTGTTCACGCCGTCGCTGCCGAACTGCGAAGCCATCACCGGGGGCAGTTCCTGGGTCAGGAAGGTCTCCCACTTGACGCGGCCCAGCTTCGGGTCGTCGCGCAGCCAGTCGGAGTAGAAGGTGCCGCCGCCGCCGAACGGGATGACCACGTTGACGTGCTTGCCCGCGAAGAAGTTCTCCACGTCGGTCTCGATCAGCCAGCCGTTGTTGTCGTCCGGCGCGCGCAGACCGTCGAGCAGGTACAGCGTCGGCGCGGGACCGCCGCCCGCGGCCTTCAGCACCTTGACCGGAATGTTCTTGTTCATCGCCGGTGAGTACACCGAGATCACGGCCGAGTCGGCATGCGCGATGCCGGTTCCGGCCAGTACGGACACGAGGCCCGATGCCAACACTGCGACCAGGCCCACGATCAGCGCGCGGGTGCGACGTATCGCCATCCGAATGTCCTTCTATCTCGTAACAGACACTGCACAGCGAACGCTGCACCGGAGACGATAACAGGAAGATAACGGGTTGCGCCCGGTGTGGCCTGGGATTCTCGGCGCCGAAGGGTTCGCGGGCGGCAGTCCGGGGCGGCGCCACCGGTTTGCCCGGAGATGCAAAGAACCCCTGTGAACCGCTTCGCAGCGGTTCACAGGGGTTCCTGTGGCGGAGGATAGGGGATTTGAACCCCTGAGGGCGTTAACCCAACCCGCGTTCCAGGCGAGCGCCATAGGCCACTAGGCGAATCCTCCGTGGAGGAGCATACCCAACGACCACGGCTCACCGTTAAACGACCAGGTGGCCGCCGGTTCTACCCCCACTTCAACTGGCTGAGGGCATGCTCGGCGAGCGGCGCGGACCGGTCGCAGGACGTGTCCGGGTTGGCGGTCGCGTCGAGACCGAACTTCGTCTCGATCGACAGGGTGCCCGCGTCGGTGGTGACCTCGAGGATGCACTGGTATTTGCTCTCGGCGAGCGCCCGGCCTTCGAGCCCGCCGACGCCGACCGTGCGTAGCGGGTCGACCGGTTCCGGCGCGCTGGTAGTGGTGACCGTCACAGTGTTCAGCGCCTCGGGTTTGCCCCACGTGCAGGCGCGACGTTCCGGACTGTCGGTGGCGACGCCCTCGCCGGCGCCTGCGGTCAGAAGCGGCGCGAGCGTCGAGTCGTCCGCGAGCGAGCACGCGTCGGCCGCGTCCCAGCTGACGGCATCGGATGTGGCTGCGTCTTCGCTGCTCCCGCCGCACGCCGACAGTGCTGCCACGACGGCGGCGAGGGTCGCCACGTGTGCTGTCCTTCTGAGTTTCATCCCGATCCTTTGCCGACGGTGGCCGAATGCGGGGGCGACCGTAGCACTGGCCCCGGTCCGACGTGCGGTGTCGGGCCGGGGCCGGGGTGGATCCCGGCAGCGGCTCGGGGCCGTCTACACTCTGTGGTGGATCCCGCGCGGCGCGCATCCTGTGAACTCCCCCAGGGCCGGAAGGCAGCAAGGGTCAACGGGCTCTGCCGGGTGCGCGGGGTCCCCTATCTTTCGCATACCCGACCCACGATGTCGGTGAGAGGCCGCTCCTGATGACCAACCAGACCCAGATCGGGTTGATGAGCCATGAGGAACTACTTTCGGAGCACGAGCGCCAGACAGCGAGCTACGCGCAGCTGAAGACGGAGAAGCTCACGCTCGACCTCACCCGCGGCAAACCTTCGCCCGAGCAGCTGGATCTGTCGGCGGCGCTGCTGTCGCTGCCCGGTGACGGCGATTTCCGCGACGGCAACGGCACCGATACCCGCAACTACGGCGGGCTCACCGGGCTGCCGGAACTGCGCGCGATCTTCGGTGAACTGCTCGGCATCCCCGTCGAGAACCTGCTCGCCGGCAACAACGCCAGCCTCGAGATCATGCACGACAACGTCGTGTTCGCCCTTCTGCACGGCACCCCCGACTCCCCGCGCCCCTGGTCGCAGGAGGAGAAGGTGAAGTTCCTGTGCCCGGCGCCCGGCTACGACCGCCACTTCGGGATCACCGAGACGTACGGCATCGAGATGATCCCGGTGCCGATGCGCCCGGACGGCCCCGACGTCGGTGTCATCGCCGAACTCGTCGCGAACGATCCGCAGATCAAGGGTCTGTGGGCTGTTCCCAACTACTCCAATCCCACGGGCGCGGTGTACTCGGAAGAGGTCACCCGGGCGCTGGCGTCGATGCCGACCGCCGCCCCCGACTTCCGGCTGTTCTGGGACAACGCGTACGCGGTGCACCCGCTGGTCGGCGAGACGGCGCCGTCGCTGGACGTCCTCGGGATGGCCGCGGAGGCGGGGCACCCCAACCGGCCGCTCGTGTTCGCGTCGACTTCGAAGATCACGTTCGCCGGTGCCGGTGTCAGCTTCTTCGGTTCCTCCACCGCGAACCTGGCCTGGTACCAGAAGTACCTCGGTAAGAAGAGCATCGGTCCCGACAAGCTGAACCAGCTGCGTCACCTGCGCTTCTTCGGTGACGCCGACGGCGTCCGCGCCCACATGGAGAAGCACCGCGAGATCCTGGCGCCGAAGTTCGCGCTCGTCCTGAAGATCCTCGAGGATCGTCTCGGGGCGTCGAAGGTGGCGTCGTGGACGGAGCCGAAGGGCGGATACTTCATCAGCCTCGACGTCGTCGAGGGCACAGCGAAGCGCGTCATCGCTCTGGCGAAGGACGCGGGGATCGCGCTCACCGCCGCCGGATCGGCGTTTCCCTACGGCGTCGACCCCGAGGACAAGAACATCCGGCTCGCGCCGAGCTTCCCGTCGATGGACGATCTGGACAAGTCGATGAACGGGGTCGCGACGTGCGTGCTGCTCGCGGCCACCGAGTCCCGCCTGGATTTGCCGAAGTCCTAGAAGCACACGTCCGGCCGCTCACCTGTTCCGGGTGAGCGGCCGGACGTGTCTCTACATCCTGGCGTAGCGCGCCATCACGAAGCTGTACACCCCGTACGCGGCGATGCCCAGCGCCGCGAGGATCAGCAGGAACTGCCCGAACGGCGCCGAGCCGAGGGTCTTCACCGCGCCGTCGATGCCGGTGGCCTTGGACGGGTCGGAGTTGAAGACCGCCACGATCACCAGCACGCCGGCACCCGCGATGACGAGCCCCTTGGCCACGTACCCGACCACGCCGAGCGGTTCTACGAACCTCGACGGGGTGCCCTTCAGATCGTCCAGGAAGTTCTTGGCCGCCCCCTTGTAGACGTGGTAGCCGCCGACGCCGATGGCGACCAGAGCGACGACGATCAGGACGAACTTTCCGCCGCCGGACTGCATCAGCCGGGCGCTGAGTCCGGCGTTCTGCTCGCCGCTGGACTTGCCGCCGCCCCGCGCGAACTGGACTGCCGAGAACGCGAACGCGAAGTAGACGACGGCCAGGCTGAGCGCCTTGACGCGATCCATCGCCGACGTCCCGCCGTCGTTCCCGTCGGACTGTTCGGAGGGGTGCGGGCCGACGATCGTCTCGGCGAGCCGCCACAGCGCCATCGCGACGAACACGATCGCCGCCACCCAGAGCACGAACCGCCCCCCGGGTTTCGACGCCAGCGTGCCCAGCGCCCCGGACTGATCGGCGTTGCCGCCGCTGCCGAACGCGAGCTGGAGGATGATGTACGCGATCAGCAGATGCACGAAACCGCTCATCACGTGTCCCGCGCGGGCCACCCGCTCGAACGTGGTGCTGTCCGTAGCGCGATCCACGGCTCCGCTGAATCCGCTGGCTCGGTTCGCTTCGTTCTGGGCCATCGGGTGTCCTTCGGGTCGTGCGACGGACCGGAGTCCCTTGACCGTAGTCGTACCCGGTATCGGCCGGGCCGACACCGGGTGAGCGCTATTGCACTGAGCTCGTGACGCGGTCGATCAGGTTGGATGCGCTGTAGTAGTCGAGCCGGAAGCTGTCCTTGCCGAGTCCGGTCACCTGCTTCTTCTCCACGGACGGCGTCTGCTGCAGAGTCGGATCCGCGAGGAACCGCTCGGCGTCCGCCGCGTCACCGATCACGATGAACGTGGTGTTGCCGGGCACCGCCCGGGGCAGGTTCTCCTGCCCGGCAGGCACGACGTCCTTGCGGCCGGCCATGATGCCCTTGTCGGCGGAGTTGATGTCGGCCGGCAGCTCGGCGAGCGAGAATCCGAGGCGTTCCAGCAGAATGCCCTGCGCCGATTCGGCGGTGAACATCCGCGACTCCTCGGGCGAGTTGTAGGCGAGCACGTTCACCGGGTTCGCCGCGGCGACCTTGCCGCCGAGCGCTGCCTTGGCGTCGTCGAGTTGCTGGTCGAACTTCGCGACGAGGGCGTCGGCCTGGTCCTCGGCCCCGATGGCGGCCGCGATCTGATCGCTGAGGTCCTGCCACGACTTGTCGTCGTACCGCAGCACCACGACGGGCGCGATCTGCTTCAGCGTGTCCACCTGATCGGCCGCCGAGTCGCCGCCCGTCGCGGACACGAAGATGAGGTCCGGATCTGCGGCGGTGATCTTCTCGACGTTGGGTTCGCCCTGGTAGAGCGTCTCGACGCCGCGCTCGGCGGCGATGTCGGCCCACTGCGTGAACAGGCCGTTCTCGTCGGTCACGTCGCTCGGACGCTGGGCGCCGGTGCCGATCAGGGGTGCGTCGAGGGCGAGCAGCGAGCCGGTGAGGGTGACGCTGGTCGAGACGATCCGCTCGGGCTCGAGCTCGATCGTGACGCTGCCCGTCTCGTCGGTGACGGTGCGCGGCCACCCCTGGTCGGACGCAGCGGTGGTGCCGGTGGTCGCGGACTCGGGAGCGGGATCGGACGAGCACGCGGCTGCGCCGATCCCGACGGCGAGGACAGCGGCAGCTGCCAGTGAGCGGCGAAGTTTCACAGTGGACTCTCTTTCGCAGGGGTAAGGAATCTGATTTAGGCTAGCGTTACCTACATTCGAATGGGGAAGTGGATGCTGAAACGGGTGCCCGGACCGGAGCGCCGCGTCGTGCGCACACGAGCGATCGACGACCTGGGGCCCGACGACCTCCCCGCGTTCTGGGACCGACTCGCCGCCGCGGGCAGCCCCCTCGTCGAACGGGACGGAGCCGACCGCGGTTGTGTGATCGCGACGTTCTGCTGGCGGGACCCGGAAGGCGACGCACGCGGCTCGCGCACGCGGCACGTCTACCTCGACGCCAACGGGATCACCGACCGATCCCGGCCGGAACGGGCCGCGCTGACGCGGCTGGCCGGCACCGACCTGTGGTCGCTGTCGATCGAGGTCCCCGAGAACTGGCGTGGCGCCTACCGGTTCATTCCCCGTGCGGATCAGCTGTCGGGGCCGGGCGACACCCCGGGCTGGCAGTGGTGGCGGGACGTGCTCGCCGGCGCACGACCCGACCCGTTCAACCCGTTGCCCACCCGTCCGGTGCAGGCCGGCGACTGCTCCGAGGCAGCGATGCCCGCCGCGCCCGCGCAGCGCTGGTGGACCGACCGGCCCGGCCGCGGCGAACTCCACGAGACGACGTTCCCGCTGTCGGGCACGCGACGGTCGGTGTGGATCTACGAACCGCCGGGACTCGCCGCTCGATCCCGTCCGGTGGTGGTGCTGTTCGACGGCCGGACGTGGGCGGTCGACCTGCCGATCGCGGGCGCCGTCGACGCGCTCGGACCTGCGGGGCACCGGGTTCCGCTCGTCGTGATGGTCGACAGCGTCGGACCCGAACTGCGAACCGGGGAACTCGGCTGCGGCCCCGCATTCGCCGCCGGTCTCACCGCAGAACTGCTCCCGTGGCTGCGACGGGAATGGGCCGTCACCGACGACCCGGCATCGACGATCGTGGCCGGTTGCAGCCTGGGCGGTCTGACCGCCTGCTACCTCGCGCTGACCGCGCCGCACGTGTTCGGGTGCGCCGTCAGCCTGTCCGGGTCGTTCTGGTGGCCGGGATCCGGGCCGGGAGTGTCGTTCCAGGACCTCGTCCGCGCCGCCGCCCCGTCGCGCAGCCGGTTCGGCATCGAGGTGGGGACACTCGAATGGATGCTCGTCGAACCCGCCCGCGAAGTCCGCGACCTGCTGGTAGACGCCGGCCACGACGTGCGGTACCGGGAGTTCTGCGGAGGCCACGACGCGCTGCACTGGCGAGACGGACTGATCGGCGGAATCGCGGCAATGCTGGGCCCTACCCAGCAGTAATGCAGTGATGTGGATAACTCTGTGAGTAAACCGCCCGTCTCGGTGAAGGTCGCACCGGCCCGATGGTGGGATGGCAGGATCGAATCATGGCACGCACGCTGAACCTGGTAGGGGATCCGGACGCCGACGCACTCCTCTCGAGTGATCCGCTGGCGTTGCTCATCGGGATGCTGCTCGATCAGCAGGTTCCGATGGAGACGGCGTTCGCGGGCCCCAAGAAACTCGACGACCGGATCGGCGGCCTCGAGGTGCACCGCATCGCGGAGATGGATCCGGACGAGTTCGCGGCCGTCTGCTCACAGACTCCCGCCGTCCACCGGTTTCCCGGATCGATGGCCACCCGCATCCAGTCGCTCTGCGCATACCTCGTCGAGAACTACGACGGCAGCGTCGAGGCGCTGTGGACCAGCGGCGACCCCGACGGCAAAGAAGTCTTGAAGCGGCTGAAGGCACTGCCGGGGTACGGCGACCAGAAGGCCCGCATCTTCCTGGCGCTGCTCGGCAAGCAGATCGGTGTGGAGCCGACGGGCTGGCGCGAAGCGGCAGGCGACTACGGCACCGAGGGATCCCGGCGTTCGATCGCGGACGTCGTGGACGACAAGAGCCTCCACGAGGTCCGCGAGTTCAAGAAGGCCGCGAAGGCCGAGGCGAAGAAGGCCGCGGCAGCGAAGAAGAAGTAGGCACTGCTACTCCGTGGCGTCAGGCTTCTGCTTCCGTTCCACGTCGAGTTGCCGCCTGCGTTCGGCGTCGTGCATCCACGGGAAGACGCTGTTGCCCTGGCCGCCGCCGATCGGTCCGTGGCCGAGCACGCCGTGTTCGTAGGCCGATTCGGCGTGCAGTGCGAGGTCGATGCCGGAGGATTCGTCCTCGGCGCTCACCCGGAACCCGAAGATCCGGTCGATCAGCTTGCCCAGCCCGAACGTCACCCCGAACGCGTACAGGGCGACCACCACCACGGCCAGCACCTGCTTGCCGAGTTGCGCGAACCCGCCCCCGTAGAGGAGGCCTTCGGCGCCGCCCGTCATCACCTCGGTGGCGAGCAGCCCGATCAGGATCGTGCCGACGATGCCGCCCATGAGGTGTACGCCCACGACGTCGAGCGAGTCGTCGTATCCGAGGCGGAATTTCCAGCCGACGGCGAACGAGCAGACCACACCGGCGACCGCGCCGACGATCACCGCGCCGACCATGCTCACGGTGCCGCAGGACGGGGTGATCGCGACCAGGCCCGCGACGACGCCGGACGCCGCACCGAACGTGGTGGGGTGACCGTCGCGCTTCTGCTCCACGAGCAGCCAGCCGAGCAGGCCGGTGCAGCCGGCGACGAGGGTGTTCAGAAAGATCGCGGCCGCGGTGCCGTCGGCGGCGAGCGCCGAGCCCGCGTTGAAACCGAACCAGCCGAACCACAGCAGTCCGACACCGAGCAGCACCAGCGGCAGGTTGTGAGGGCGCATCGACTCGGACTTGAATCCGAGCCGCGGGCCCAGGACCAGAGCCAATGCGAGGCCGGACGCGCCGGACACGATCTCGACGACCAGCCCGCCCGCGTAGTCGAGGGCGCCGAACTGCGCGATCCAGCCCTGCGGGTTCCACACCCAGTGCGCGACGGGCGCGTAGACGACGAGGGCCCAGACGGGCACGAAGATCATCCAGGCCGAGAACTTGGCCCGGTCGGCGATCGCACCGCTGATCAGCGCGGCGGTGATGATCGCGAACGTCAGCTGGAACGTGGCGAACAGGATCTCCGGGACCTGCCCGTGGACGGTGGTCGGGTCGATGCCCGCCATCCCCAGGTGCTCGAGCCCGCCGATCAGTCCGCCGCCGATGTCGTCGCCGAAGATGAGGGAGTACCCGGCCACCAGCCACGCGACCGTGACGAGCGCGATCGACACGAAGCTCATCATGATCATGTTCAGTACGCCGGTGGAGCGGACCATCCCGCCGTAGAACAGGGCGAGCCCCGGGGTCATCAGCAGGACCAGCGCGGTACTGATCAGAAGCCAGGCGGTTGCTCCGGCGTCGATTGCAGGCACGACATTCTCCTCACACACCCGGACGAAACCAGGCGCGGAAAATCACGATGACCGCGGGCCGTTTCAACTGTGATGCCGATGCGTTGCGAACGTGTTACGCAATCCGGTCGGGTCCGGATTTCCACCTGTGAGTTGGGCCCCGAGCAGGCGCTTCGACCACCCGGGCCGGGCTGTCGGGGACCGCCGGTAGTCTTTCCGCGTGGCCCTGTACCGGAAGTACCGACCCGCATCCTTCGCCGAGGTGGTGGGGCAGGAGCACGTCACCGAACCACTGAGCACCGCCCTCGACGCCGGACGGATCAACCACGCGTATCTGTTCTCCGGTCCCCGCGGCTGTGGCAAGACGTCGTCTGCCCGCATCCTGGCCCGATCGCTGAACTGCGTGGAGGGCCCGACCTCGACGCCGTGCGGCTCGTGCCCCTCGTGCGTGGCGCTCGGACCCGGCGGGTCGGGCAACCTCGACGTCACCGAACTCGACGCGGCCAGCCACGGTGGCGTCGACGACACCCGTGAACTGCGCGACCGCGCGTTCTACGCGCCCGCCGAGTCGCGGTACCGGGTGTTCATCGTCGACGAGGCCCACATGGTCACCACGGCGGGTTTCAACGCCCTCCTCAAGATCGTGGAGGAGCCGCCCGAGCACCTCATCTTCATCTTCGCGACCACCGAACCCGAGAAGGTGCTGCCGACCATCCGTTCGCGCACCCATCACTACCCGTTCCGGCTGCTCGCGCCGACGACGATGCGGGGGCTGCTGGAGAAGATCTGCCAGCAGGAGAGCGTTCCGGTCGCCGACCCGGTGTATCCGCTGGTCATCCGGGC from Rhodococcus opacus B4 encodes:
- a CDS encoding DUF1206 domain-containing protein; this encodes MAQNEANRASGFSGAVDRATDSTTFERVARAGHVMSGFVHLLIAYIILQLAFGSGGNADQSGALGTLASKPGGRFVLWVAAIVFVAMALWRLAETIVGPHPSEQSDGNDGGTSAMDRVKALSLAVVYFAFAFSAVQFARGGGKSSGEQNAGLSARLMQSGGGKFVLIVVALVAIGVGGYHVYKGAAKNFLDDLKGTPSRFVEPLGVVGYVAKGLVIAGAGVLVIVAVFNSDPSKATGIDGAVKTLGSAPFGQFLLILAALGIAAYGVYSFVMARYARM
- a CDS encoding aminotransferase class I/II-fold pyridoxal phosphate-dependent enzyme, coding for MTNQTQIGLMSHEELLSEHERQTASYAQLKTEKLTLDLTRGKPSPEQLDLSAALLSLPGDGDFRDGNGTDTRNYGGLTGLPELRAIFGELLGIPVENLLAGNNASLEIMHDNVVFALLHGTPDSPRPWSQEEKVKFLCPAPGYDRHFGITETYGIEMIPVPMRPDGPDVGVIAELVANDPQIKGLWAVPNYSNPTGAVYSEEVTRALASMPTAAPDFRLFWDNAYAVHPLVGETAPSLDVLGMAAEAGHPNRPLVFASTSKITFAGAGVSFFGSSTANLAWYQKYLGKKSIGPDKLNQLRHLRFFGDADGVRAHMEKHREILAPKFALVLKILEDRLGASKVASWTEPKGGYFISLDVVEGTAKRVIALAKDAGIALTAAGSAFPYGVDPEDKNIRLAPSFPSMDDLDKSMNGVATCVLLAATESRLDLPKS
- a CDS encoding YoaK family protein — its product is MCDVPIDDSRRMLALAVVLSALAGYVDALGFITLGGFFVAFMSGNLTRFSVDFADGTWAPALTAAAVIGTFVLGCALGAVVVHLSDRTRLPARTTVLAVVSGLLIAGAVAATFGASTVAVGAMLLAMGAENSFFQKDGEVTIGLTYMTGALVKMGHRLAAALFGGPRWAWLRHLALWAGLVTGAVTGALAHRWIGLDALWFAAALSAALTVTVHLRIDRATRRPQLS
- a CDS encoding helix-turn-helix transcriptional regulator is translated as MGWYAPTSPAPDLARTLVCGWSARTQGEHLLVPDACMDILWIRGVGIRVCGPETTAWSFTLPPGTESVGVRFRPGAGPHLLRTSAAEVRNLRVGLGDVLGSTWERKLTDRLDNASGDAERIALFESAVRAWRNRGPEADPLIGTVRQALARHSWNVGALADAASVTERQLQRRCNDAFGYGPATLRGILRLQRFMALAQSGPRSGLADLAATAGYSDQAHLSRECRRISSLTPSDLLASEAPGWHGTESVVDVGNVQARGRRKGEESAA
- a CDS encoding HhH-GPD-type base excision DNA repair protein, with the protein product MARTLNLVGDPDADALLSSDPLALLIGMLLDQQVPMETAFAGPKKLDDRIGGLEVHRIAEMDPDEFAAVCSQTPAVHRFPGSMATRIQSLCAYLVENYDGSVEALWTSGDPDGKEVLKRLKALPGYGDQKARIFLALLGKQIGVEPTGWREAAGDYGTEGSRRSIADVVDDKSLHEVREFKKAAKAEAKKAAAAKKK
- the fes gene encoding enterochelin esterase, coding for MLKRVPGPERRVVRTRAIDDLGPDDLPAFWDRLAAAGSPLVERDGADRGCVIATFCWRDPEGDARGSRTRHVYLDANGITDRSRPERAALTRLAGTDLWSLSIEVPENWRGAYRFIPRADQLSGPGDTPGWQWWRDVLAGARPDPFNPLPTRPVQAGDCSEAAMPAAPAQRWWTDRPGRGELHETTFPLSGTRRSVWIYEPPGLAARSRPVVVLFDGRTWAVDLPIAGAVDALGPAGHRVPLVVMVDSVGPELRTGELGCGPAFAAGLTAELLPWLRREWAVTDDPASTIVAGCSLGGLTACYLALTAPHVFGCAVSLSGSFWWPGSGPGVSFQDLVRAAAPSRSRFGIEVGTLEWMLVEPAREVRDLLVDAGHDVRYREFCGGHDALHWRDGLIGGIAAMLGPTQQ
- the fepB gene encoding Fe2+-enterobactin ABC transporter substrate-binding protein yields the protein MKLRRSLAAAAVLAVGIGAAACSSDPAPESATTGTTAASDQGWPRTVTDETGSVTIELEPERIVSTSVTLTGSLLALDAPLIGTGAQRPSDVTDENGLFTQWADIAAERGVETLYQGEPNVEKITAADPDLIFVSATGGDSAADQVDTLKQIAPVVVLRYDDKSWQDLSDQIAAAIGAEDQADALVAKFDQQLDDAKAALGGKVAAANPVNVLAYNSPEESRMFTAESAQGILLERLGFSLAELPADINSADKGIMAGRKDVVPAGQENLPRAVPGNTTFIVIGDAADAERFLADPTLQQTPSVEKKQVTGLGKDSFRLDYYSASNLIDRVTSSVQ
- a CDS encoding alpha/beta hydrolase translates to MAIRRTRALIVGLVAVLASGLVSVLAGTGIAHADSAVISVYSPAMNKNIPVKVLKAAGGGPAPTLYLLDGLRAPDDNNGWLIETDVENFFAGKHVNVVIPFGGGGTFYSDWLRDDPKLGRVKWETFLTQELPPVMASQFGSDGVNNAVAGLSMSGTSALNLATHHPDFYKAVASYSGYPTASSPGFAQGIQVSVAQMGGNALNMWGFWPSAAWLRNDPLLNVGALRGKSVYISSGAGAAAGDPTVDPDSDSFDPVKFSQTVPLETASGLSSRSFVPAAKAAGANVQTHIADEGLHTWPYWQDRLHESWASTLAPALGTA
- a CDS encoding COG4315 family predicted lipoprotein, translating into MRRTWALAAIAAVSLTFSSCAYDSTDSGDTGGNAPVSPTPTSPPAAPGTPVLKMGPTTLGEVMVDEGGMTVYVYDNDEVGSGASSCRDTCLQSWPPVTSVTENPTVQGLKEVVIDTIPAADGTHQLTVNGRPVYRYKDDDEPGDAYGQAVGSVWWTLDSAGNPVTTTAGGE
- a CDS encoding TIGR03086 family metal-binding protein, which encodes MTSTTETPAVHYRDLAAKFTKRVESVPAARWDDASPCDGWTARDVVRHVIDTQRYIVTVVDLELPEPPSVDDDPVAAWAATRDGMQEILDDPAKAGREYDGHFGRTDLGKTVDSFYCFDLVIHGWDLARATGLDETIPAEDLTWVGGVAEGLGDNIRTAGVCGPAVDVPADADEQTRVLAFLGRKA